CCACGTTCTCCCGGACGAGCTGCTGAGCCTCCAGGGCATGGCGGACGGCCAGCGTCGTCTTCTCCAGGGAGAGGGGCTTCTCGATGAAGTCGTAGGCCCCGAGCTTCGTGGCCCGGACCGCCGTCTCGATCGTCCCGTGGCCCGAGATCATCAGGACCGCCACCTCCGGGTGCAGGCGCTTGACCTCGGCCAGCGTGGCCAGCCCGTCTATCCCCGGCATCCAGATGTCCAGGATCACCAGGTCCGGCGGGCCCTGGCGGATCGCCTTGAGGGCCGCCTCCCCCGACTCGGCCTCGGCCACCCGGTAGCCCTCGTCCTGGAGGATCCCGGTGAGGGACGCCCGGATGTTCTTCTCATCATCCACGATGAGGATCTCTTCCTGGGCCACGGCTTACCTCGGGATCGGCGGGACGGCCGGGGCGGGGGCCGGGAGGGCCGGGAAGGCCATGACCATCCGGGTCCCGCGCGGCTCGTTGGTCTCCACCCGGATGGTCCCCCCGTGCTCGGTGACGATCCGGTAGACGATCGCCAGGCCGAGCCCCGTCCCCGACTTCTTGGTGGAGAAGTAGGGGAGGAAGAGCCGCTCCCGGTCCTCCGGGGGGATCCCTACCCCGCTGTCCGCCACCTCCACTTCCACCTTCCCCTCCCCTTGCAGCCACCGCGTCCGCAGGGTGACCTGGCCGGTCTCCCCGACGGCGGCCACCGCGTTGTTCACCAGGTTGATGAGCGCCCGCTTCATCTGATCCGGATCCAGCGTGATCGGCGGGAGGTGGGGGTCCAGGTCGGTCACGAGCTCGATCCCCCGGCCGAGTCCCGAGTAGAGGCGCACCACGTTGGCGATGACGGGGTGGAGGTCCCCGGGGCGGGGCTCCGACGAAGGCATCCGGGAGTAGCGCGAAAACTCGTCCACCAGCCCCTGCAGCCCGTCCACCTCCTGGATGATCGTCCGGGTGCACTCGTCGAAGACCCGCTCGTAGTCGGGCGCCCGCTCGGTGAACTTCTTCCGGAGCCGCTGGGTGGAGAGCTTGATGGGAGTGAGGGGGTTCTTGATCTCGTGGGC
The sequence above is drawn from the Candidatus Methylomirabilis sp. genome and encodes:
- a CDS encoding ATP-binding protein, with product AHEIKNPLTPIKLSTQRLRKKFTERAPDYERVFDECTRTIIQEVDGLQGLVDEFSRYSRMPSSEPRPGDLHPVIANVVRLYSGLGRGIELVTDLDPHLPPITLDPDQMKRALINLVNNAVAAVGETGQVTLRTRWLQGEGKVEVEVADSGVGIPPEDRERLFLPYFSTKKSGTGLGLAIVYRIVTEHGGTIRVETNEPRGTRMVMAFPALPAPAPAVPPIPR